Part of the Tenacibaculum sp. SZ-18 genome, CAGATACATCCATTAGACATTTCCACTAATTTTTCTTCAGTTCTTGAAAGTGTATTTTCACTTTCTATAAATTGAGCATCAATGTTTACTTCACTCATGTCATTCACAATTACGGCTACTTTTAAGCCTTGTTTATTGTGTAAAATATGATTTAGTAAAGTTGTTTTTCCTGCGCCGAGGAAACCACTTAATACGGTAACAGGTAATTTTTTCATTGTAAATAATGGTTATTATAAAGCTTCTATTTTGTTTAAGTTGTTCATTTTTTCAATTAAATCGCCTTGTATAGCCACAACCGCAGATTTAGGAATATTATCAGAATCGAAAGGCCATTTACTTGTTGGATTGTTGAGGTCTTTGGTTTGCTCACCAGGATGTTGAACACTTAAGAATAATGTTTTTCCGTCAGGAGAGAACCAAGGTCCAGTTAATTCGGCATCTCTAGGAGCAGATGCAACACGAATAACTTTTCCAGCATCAGCACCATATCTAGGAATAACAAACAAACTATTGTTTTTAAATGGCATATACGGTTTGTCTTCTCTGTTCATTGAACTACCAGACATGTCTGAGGTCATCCACAAGTTACCAGCCAAGTCAAAAGCAAGATTATCCGGACAAGAAAATCCATTTTCTTCACCACCTGCTATGTAAGTTGAAGCTTTAAAAGTTAATGAATCAAAAGCTCCTTCAGTTTCTTCAATTTTTAAAATAGATCCGTGGAAATCTCCTTTATCTTTATTATTTGTGAGCGTTACAATTATATTTCCAGTAATTGGATCAATTTCAATGTCTTCTGGACGATTTAATTCAGTTGCGCCTAGTAATTTAGCAGCTTCTCTTGCTCTGATTAATACTTCGGTTTGGTCTTTAAATTTTTCTTTTAAAACTGGTTGGTTTTTCCAATCTAGTGCTAACCATTTTCCATTATCCGTATCAGCTACATATAAAGTACCTTCTTTCAATGAACCTTGTTTTGAAGAGATGAATTTATATAAATGCTCACTGTTTTTATCATCTCCAGTATAAGCAACAACGCGTTTATCTTTTAGTTCAAATAAAGTACAGCATTCATGAGCAAACCTTCCTAAAGCAATGTGTTTTTGAGCTGTTCCAGTTTTTGGATCTATTTCAACTACCCAACCATAGTGTTCAGGTGGATATTCATAAAATTTTTCCCAACCATACCAACTAGGTTTATGTGTAGAATTGTTATATATATCATATTCAGTCTCTCCATAAAAACCATCATAATTTTCTTCACACGTAATAAAAGTATTCCAAGGAGTAATTCCTCCTGAACAATTCGCTAACGTTCCTTTTACAGTTGTAGCTCCTTTGATAGGTGTGTCCCAATTTAACTTAATCTGTGTTTGAGCAGTAATACGACGATTTAATGGATCGTTCTTTACCACTTCCCATTTTCCGTTTACTTCTTTAATTCTCACAATTGTTCCACCGACACTATACATTTCTTTGTCGATTTGTTCGATAGTTCTATGTTTCTCTGGCACATCAAAAGCTCGGTAATCAAAATTTGATACAAATAAAGGATTTGTATATTCATGATTTACCCAAAGTAAACCGTCTTTAGGATTGTTTTTATCAAAAGGAATAAAACAAGTAAAATCATTATTAAAGCCAAAAGTATCTTTATCTGAAATTGATTCTCCCCATTTCACTATCGGATGATAATTCAGTCCTTGAGTTAAAAGCAAATCGTCTTTATCGGAAGGAGATAAATTAACCAATTTGAGGTTTTTAAGTGCTTCATAAGTTGTATCAGAAATAGATTCTGATTGAGAAGGTGTTGTTGTATTTCCACAGCCTACAAGAAAAGGAGGAGCAACAACCATCCCAACACTTACTTTCCCTAGAAATGATATGAACTTTCTTCTGTTATATTCCAAAATAATTAGTTTTAATTGAATTCTATTGTTAATTAAATCACGTAGACTTTATTAAAAAGATATGTGAGATAAATTTTGGTTGACAAATTTAGCTATAATTTATTTTATTGCAACACAGTTGCTTTTTATTTAACAAAATAATAATTAGAAAGAAAAATACCTCGCAACCCGAAGGTATAAAGGTATTTAAGATTAATTAGTTGATTTTTGTTTTGGTATGATTTATTATTGTAACGCACCTATGAAAATAGTTGCAGCAATTCCAAATCCTGCTCCTGAAACGAATACATTCCATTTCAAATGTTCTCCTTTTAGAATTTTTGAATAGATAAATAGCATTGACATGAAAATGGCTACTATAAAAAGTTGACCAACTTCAATACCTAAATTAAAAGCAAAAAGCGGTTTAATCACATTACTACTAAACATCATAACTTTAAAATTAGAAGCAAATGCTAATCCGTGGATTAACCCAAAAACTAAAGCTATAATATATTTAACATTCTTATTTGAAAACATGCCTTCTTTACCATAATTTCTTATGTTGCTAACTGCAGTTATCATTATGGTAAATGGAATAAGTAAATCTATCACAGAAGGGTTATCTGGGATAAAACCCAGTGCGCTTATTATAAGGGTTACACTATGGCCGATTGTAAATGCTGTAATAATTATTAAAATTTGTCTCCATTCTTTAAGTTTAAATGCAGCACATAATGTCATTACAAATAAAAGATGATCATAGGCATTTATATCAACAATGTGGTGCCAACCACTAATAAAAAAAGTACTAAAGCTGTTCATTAATTAAAAAATTTAAAATGTGTGTGAGAATGAGTCTTGAATATTTGTACTTTCAAAATATGCTACTTTGAAAAAAGGTTTAAACCTTAATTCCATTCTATTTGATTGTACGAATTCGAATTCGTCAAAAAGTAATTTGTTACTAACTTTTAAAATGTCTCCTTTTTTAATTGAAGCATCATTCTCTAGAAACTGAATGTTTAAAACATTAAAATTTTCGTTGTAATCCGATGTTTCAAATTTAAATGGGAGCTTTTTATTATTTAGTTCGATGATAAAGTATTTATTAAAGTAGTTTTCAATTACACTTTTATCCTTATTTGTTAATTTATGGCAATTCATATCTCTTCCTAAACTCAATAAAAAATCATCCACGAATACCCTACATTCTACTTTTATTTTTTGAGTATCGGTATCATAATTAATAAGAGAGGAAGTAACTTTTAAAGGGTGTGTAAATGATGAGAAAGTCATTATGACGATTAAGACTAAAATTCCTATTTGTGCAGGTCGTTTCATGGTCTGTTAATAATCGTTGTTAAATTGTTTTTATATATAGTTCTTTTAATTGTCGTGCTGAAATATTTCTCGTTTCAGCTATATGGACTAGAGTACCTTTTTTTCTCGTACCAATTCTAGTACAAATGTTTACCGCATTGAATATGTCATGACTTGCCATTAAAATACCTACGCCATATTCAGATAATTTTTTACATGTTTTAGTAAATTCTAAATATGTCTTAGGATCTAAATCACAAGTAGGTTCATCCATTAATATGTAAGAAGCTTTTTTCGCTAAAGCCAGGGCAATGCCTATCTTTTGTCTCATACACTTAGAATATGCGGATATTTTTTTCTTAAATGCCTTTTCTCGTAAGTTTACCTTCTTTAAATACTGAAATAATTCATTTTCGGAATAATTAAATCCAGCAACCCGACTAAAGAAATCCAAATTTTCAACTCCTGATAAGTTACTATTTAACTTAATTATTTCAGGTGCATAACTTATAGTCTTTGTACTATGGTTTTTAGTTGCTTCTTTACTATCGTTTAGAGCTTCACTGTAAGTTGTTTCTGTAACGTTCAGAAAAACATTAATTGTTGTTTTCTTTCCTTCTACGTTTTGTCCCAATAAACAGAATATCTCTCCAGGCGCAACTGCAAAATTCAAGTCTTTTAACGCTAATTTATCATTATAACTCATACTAAGCTTTCTAGCTCTTATCATAACTTTGGGTTTTATAAAGCGATTGATAAACACTATTCCTCTTTATTGTAGATTTATCTTATAATCCTAGGCAGAAATAGGAATCCACAAATCCAGTGTACACATTTTCATATTTAAATGTATAAGAGGAGAGGTTTTAGTGATCTTAATAATTAGTTAGATATAAAATCTAAGAAAATAGTAATGGGGGAGATCTAGATTGTCTTCGATATATTTCAGTAGAGGTTAGCTGATTTTTAGTCAGTATTACAACCTTGTTTAAATCCACAATAGGAGGTAAACTAAATTTAGTTTCTATGAATGCTAATATGTCATCATAGATATAAATCGAGCATAGGTTGCATTTATCCAAATTTTGTGATTCACAATATGAAAGGGATTTATTAAATAATGGTTCAGAATATTTTTCAGAATGATTGAAGCTATGAACTAAGGATAAAGCGTGAGTCTGAAGTAGGACACATGCTAATATCAAACAATATAGTCTTTGAATTTTCTTCAATTGTCAAACCAATACCCTTTATTGCATCAGTGTAGCAAATATAACTTTTTTTTTTAATTTGAGTTTTTTGTGATAAATAACAAAAAAGGACAAGATTTAAATCTAGTCCTTTTTAGTTCAATTATTATTGTAAGTCGAACCTGTCTAAATTCATGACTTTATTCCAAGCTTTAACAAAGTCAGTAACAAATTTCTCTTGTCCGTCGTCTGCTCCATAAACTTCACAAATTGCTCTTAATTCAGTATTAGAGCCAAAAATTAAGTCAGCTCTCGTACCAGTAAATTTAATTGCCCCAGTTTTTCTATCTCTCCCTTCAAATACTATTTCTTCAGAAGACGTAGCACTCCAAGTGATAGAAAAATCAAGAATATTAGTGAAGAAATCATTCGTAAGGCTACCAACTCTCTCGGTAAAAACGCCGTGATTAGAATTGTTATGATTAGCTCCTAATACTCTTAGTCCTCCTGTTAAAACAGTCATTTCAGGAATAGTAAGTGTTAATAAGTTTGCTCTATCGATTAACAAGTCCTCAGCTGCGACACCATCAAGTTTATCACTCATGTAATTTCTAAAACCGTCTGCAAGTGGTTCTAAGTGACTAAAAGATTCGATATCAGTTCTTTCTTGAGAAGCATCTCCTCTCCCTTGATAAAATGGAACATTGATATCAAGACCAATTTTACTTGCTGCTTCTTCAACTCCAACATTACCGGCTAGTACGATTAAATCTGCCATAGAAATAGTTTTTTTAAAATCTTTTTGTACTCCTACTAAAACATTCAATACTTTCTTTAGTTCATTAGGATTATTAACTTCCCAGTTTATTTGTGGTTCCAACCTAATTCTTGCTCCGTTCGCACCACCTCGTTTATCAGATCCTCTAAAAGTTGAAGCAGAAGCCCAAGCAGTTTTTATCATTTCAGAAACGGTCAAACCAGATGTACCAATCATTTTCTTTAAAAGTTGAATATCAGAAGTACTTAGAGTATAATCTACTTTAGGAATTGGATCTTGCCAAATAAGCTCTTCTTTTGGTACTTCAGGGCCTAAATAGCGGTCAATTGGTCCCATATCACGATGTGTTAATTTAAACCACGCTCTTGCAAAAGCATCTTCAAAAGCAGCATGATCCTTATGGAAACGTTCTGAAATTTCTCTGTAATCTGGATCCATTTTTAAAGCCATATCGGCAGTTGACATCATTAAAGCTTGCTTCTCATTAGGGTTTCCAGCTTTTGGAGCCATTCTAGCATTTGATGCTGCAGTTGGAGTCCATTGGTGTGCACCTGCAGGGCTTTTAGTTAATTCCCAGTCATAGTTTAGTAAAACATCGAAATAATCATGATCCCATTGTGTTGGGTTTGGAGTCCAGGCTCCTTCTAAACCACTTGTAATTGTATCATCTAACACACCGCTTTGGAAAGTATTTTTCCAACCTGTACTCATTTGTTCAATAGAAGCTCCATGTGGTTCGACCCCTACATATTTATCAGGGTCAGCAGCACCGTGAGCTTTTCCGAATGTATGTCCTCCTGCAACCAACGCGACAGTTTCTTCATTATTCATTGCCATACGACCAAAAGTGATCTTTATATCATGTGCTGATTTTAAAGGATCCGGTTCTCCGTTCGGTCCTTCCGGATTTACATATATCAATCCCATATGAACTGCCCCTAAATATCCCTCTAATTCCCCGTCGCTGGTATCGTAACGCTCATCATTGTCTAACCATTTATTTTCGCTTCCCCAATAAATGTCTTGTTCAGGTTCCCAGATATCTTCTCTTCCGCCAGCGAAACCGAATGTCTTAAAACCCATAGATTCTAGTGCACAGTTTCCAGCTAAAATCATTAAATCAGCCCAAGAAATTTTGTTACCATATTTTTTCTTTATTGGCCAAAGTAAGAGGCGAGCCTTGTCTAAATTTCCATTGTCTGGCCAACTATTTAAAGGAGCAAAGCGATGTGATCCTGAGGCTGCACCGCCTCGACCATCACCAACTCGATATGTTCCTGCACTATGCCAGGCCATTCTGATCATGAAACCTCCATAATGTCCGTAATCGGCTGGCCACCAATCTTGAGAGTCGGTCATTAAATCAATTACATCTTGTTTTAATGCAGCAAAATCTAAACTTTTAAATGCTTCTGAATAATTAAAGTCTTTACCGAATGGATCGTTTTTGCTTGCATTTTGGCGTAAGATATTTAGTTTTAGTTCATTTGGCCACCAATCTCGGTTGGTGGTTCCCCTACCAGCTGTTTTTTTTTGAGCACTATGAAAAGGGCATTTTGTGATATCCCCTGAATGGTTAATACTGTAATTCATTATATGAGAATTTTAATGTTAGTTTCAATTCAAATCTAAAATAAAATACAAGATTGTTTTTATCTATAAAATTTATTTTAAAATAGTAAAAACTGATCTTATAGATTTAGTTTGTTGTCTTATAGGTTATTATAAATATACAATATTTCTACATTAATTAGTATTGAATTTTCTTATGATGAGATAAGAATTTCTTGTTGACGAAAGCTTGTAGAGTGCATAAAACCTCATACTTTTGTGTCTGTTTTAAGGAACAAAATAAATATTAATTCAATTTAAAAATAAAAAAGAATGGCAACATTAGTTGGTAAGAAGTTTCCAAACTTAAACGTAGATGCAATGAACGAAATGGGTGATACGTTTAAGTTAAATGTTTTAGAAGAAGCAATGAACAACAAGAAAAAAGTAGTTTTATTCTGGTATCCAAAAGACTTTACTTTTGTATGTCCAACTGAATTACACGCTTTTCAGGCAGCTTTACCAGAATTTGATAAAAGGAATACTATCGTAATTGGAGCATCATGTGATACCCCAGAAGTGCACTTTGCTTGGTTAAACCAATCTAAAGATAATGGAGGTATTGAAGGAGTTACTTATCCTTTATTAGCTGATAGTAACCGTAACTTATCTTCTATCTTAGGAATTTTAGATATTACTAACGAAACATACGACGAAGCTACAGGTACTGTTCAAGTTGAAGGAGATAATGTTACCTACAGAGCTACTTATATTATTGACGAAGAAGGTACAGTTGTACACGAAGGAGTAAACCATATGCCAATTGGACGTAATGTAAATGAATATTTGCGTTTAATCGATGCTTACACGCACGTACAAGAAAAAGGTGAGGTTTGTCCTGCTAACTGGGAAGAAGGTAAAGCAGCAATGCAACCTAACGCTAAGGCAACTGCAGAGTATTTAGCAGTAAACTAATCAATTTATATTATAAATGTTGAATTACGAGTTAAGTGTATCTTATTATAATTCGTAATTCTTCATTTTAAAAATTACATTTATTATGGTTCAAGAATTAGCTCAAGATAATTTAGAAAATATTGTAGCAGACAATAAAAAAGTAGTGGTTCAATATTCTGCAACTTGGTGTGGAAATTGTAGAATTATGAAACCAAAATTCAAAAAATTAGCTACAGAAAATAGCGATGTTTCTTTCGTAGTTGCAGACGCTGAAAAATTTCCGGAAAGTAGACAGTTAGCAACAGTAGACAATCTGCCAACATTTGCAACTTTTGTTGATGGTAAATTTGTAAATCAAGTTCAAACAAATAAGTTTGATGTTTTAAAAGAACTAGTTAACGAAGTAATGTAAAATGAAATTACCAGTAATTAAACATTTGACCTCTTTTATTGAAGAAAATGATCAAGATTATATCATAGAAACAATTGAAACTTTAGAAGCTTTAACTGAAGTACCATCATTGAAAGATGAGGAATTAGACGTTATTGGAGAATTAATTTCTAATATGTACGGAGCTATCGAAGTTGATAAAATGATAAAAGAGGGAACACCAAGAAAAGAAGCACTAAATAATTTTATGCAACGCGTATTGGGTTCTATAGATAAATAAAAGTCCTAAGTTTTAAACTTAGGACTTTTTTTTATTAATGTGTTAGTCTCGTAATGATTTCCTCGTGTTGTGGAAATAAATCAATTAACCCTTTTCTTTCAGGTAAAACAAAGTCTTTGAAATCGAAACCAGGAGCTACCGTACAACCTGTAAATGCGTAGGAGTTTTTTTCTAAAACTTCAGCGGCAAACCAATATTGTGCTGGGACTACAAATTGAGGTACTTCATTATCAATAATTTTGTTACCAATTAACACATAAGAATACTCACCTTTTGGAGAAATCATATGTAGTTTTAAAGTTGTTCCAAGGTAAAAATGCCACATCTCATCTTGATTAATCTTATGAAATGCAGAAAAACTATCTGAAGTTAGTAAAAAGTAAATTCCAGTAGCATAGTTTCTATCGCCTGTAAAATCGGTACTTAAATTTTCATTGGTAATACTTCCTGAACTTCTGTAAGTTTCTTTAAAATATCCACCTTCTGGATGTTGATTTAAATCAAACTTTTCAATTATATCGTTAATCTTCATTTTGTTCTTTAGCTTCGTTTGCTTTTTTAATAATAGCTTTTAGTCTTTCCTTAGTTCGCTGTTTTTCTAACCGAAGTTTATTTTCCTTCTGTTTCATTAAGCGGGTGTGTTTCGCTTTGTTAATGGTGTTTTTGGCTTTTCCTTTTTTAGGCATGTCCTTTTTCTTTAATACTTAATAGTCCAATGAATGTTAGGAAACCGTTCAAAATTAACACGAAAAATCCAAAGTCGAAACCTAAATTAGTTTTACTGTAATCACTTATTAAATAGGTTAGAACCGGTGCAATAACACATATATAAGGAACTAGTTTGTCTTTCACATTTAATTTAGTGAATAATCCAAATGCATATAAACCTAATAATGGACCGTAAGTATATCCTGCGAATTGAAATATCTTAGCGATAACACTATCATTGGCAATAAAATATTTAAAGACTAAAATTGTGGCAATTAAAATGACGGAGAATAACACATGAATTTTCTTTCGTATTTGTTCTTTTTCTTGCTCATTTTCTTTTTTATCAATCTCTAAAATATCAATACTGAATGAAGTAGTTAAAGAGGTTAAAGCACTGTCTGCACTGGAATAGGCCGCCGCTATTAATCCTAATAAAAAGAATAAGGAAGTTGCTAAACCTAAATTTCCACTCATTGCAATTGTTGGGAATAAATTGTCTTTGTGTGCGTTGATTTCATTTACAGTTGCATAATCAGTAAGTAATACTCCTAATGCTAAGAAGAAAAAGTTTACAATTACCAAAACAATTGTAAACCAAAACATATTTTTTTGAGCATCTTTCAAATTTCTACAAGTAAGATTTTTTTGCATCATGTCTTGATCTAACCCCGTCATTACAATAGCTATAAAAGCCCCAGAGAAAAATTGTTTCCAGAAATAATTACCAGCTTTTACATCTTCAAAAAAGAATATTTTTGAAAGTTTGTTGTCAGAAATATAACTGAATAAACTTTCAATTTGTAAGGCATCTTTAATCATTACAATACAAACTCCAACAGCAATGAGCATAAATAAAGTTTGCAAAGTGTCTGTCCATACGATAGTTTTTATTCCTCCTTTAAAAGTATACAACCAAATTAATAAAATAGTTATTGTGACCGTAACCCAGAAAGGGATTCCATATTCGTCAAAAAGAATTAATTGTAATACTTTGGCTACTAAAAATAAACGAAAAGCAGCGCCTACAGTACGAGAAATTAAAAAGAATGAAGCTCCTGTTTTGTAGGAAAATTTCCCAAACCTATCTTTTAAATAAGTGTAAATAGAAGTCAGGTTTAACTTGTAATATAATGGAAGCAAAATTAAACCAATAACAGCGTAACCAACGGTATATCCTAAGACCATTTGCATATAACTCATCTGTTGATTTTCTATCCAACCTGGGACAGAAATAAGGGTAACTCCCGATAAAGAAGCTCCAATCATTCCAAAAGCAACTAAATACCAAGGAGATGAATTATTAGCTTTAAAAAAGGTTTGGTTGTTTGCAGACTTTCCTGTGATGTAAGAAATAAAAACAAGTACGCTGAAGTACACTACAATGAGCAATAGAATATAAACTGGATGCATTTTTTATATTTTTCAGCCACTAATATAAAAAGAAAAAAGGGCGAAAGATAATGTATCTCACAACGCCCTTATGTGTTATTATAAAATTAAATCTTAATTAATGTGTAAAACCGTTTCGTCAGTTTCTTTTCGTACTTTTTTCAAATCTTTCATAAAATCGTCTTCAGCTCTGTATCCCACTGGTAATACTAAAACAGATTTAAGATTTTTAGAAGCAAGATCTAATATTTGGTCATATTTTTCTGGAACAAAACCTTCCATCGGACAAGAATCAATTTGTTCAATTGCACAAACTGTCATTAAATTACCTAATGCGATATATGCTTGATTTTTATTCCATTGATATAATTCTTCTTGTGTTTTTTGTTTGAAATTTCCCATTAAGAACTCCTTAAATGGATTTAAAATTTCTTCTGGGGTATTTCGTATTTCTTTCACCAAGTTGAAATAGTATTCGATATCCTTTTCGGTATGCTCTGCGGGAACACATAATACTAAAACATGCGATGCCTGAGCAACTTGTTGTTGATTCCAGCTATGTTCAACTAATTGTTTTTGTATTTCTTTATTTTGAATAACCAACAATGTAATTGGTTGTAAACCATAAGAAGTTGCGGTTAAATTAAAGGCCTCTTTTAATGTGTTTATTTGTTCGTTAGTTAATGTTTTATTTTCGTCAAATTTCTTAACAGCGTACCGCCATTGTAAACTCTTTATTGTGTTCATTGATTAAATTTTGACGCTAAGTTACGCATATAACGGTCTTGTTCATACAGGCTATTATTGAAAAAACTTATAAGCTCATATTTAAATTTTAAATATGTACTTTAATCCACTAAAATTGAGAAATAAACAAAATAATCACAATTCTTTTTAAATTAACTTTATTAATTTTTATGTAACTTTATATTCGAAAAATTGAAAGAAAATTATATGCTATGAAAGAAAAATTTCTCCACTATTTGTGGCGATATAAACTATTGCTCCATTCTAAACTGGAAAGTTCTCAAAGAGAAAAAATCTCTGTAATCAATTCAGGAGTTTACAATTCGAATTCTGGTCCAGATTTTTTAAACGCCAAAATTGAAATCGATGGTCAGCTTTGGTATGGTAATATTGAAATTCATGTAAAAGCTTCTGATTGGTACTTGCACTGCCATGAAAATGACGTTAATTATGATGCCGTAATTCTTCATGTTGTTTGGGAAAATGATGCTAATATTTACATGAAAAATAATCGACCTATTCCAACTTTAGAATTGAAAAATAAAATTCATTCTGACATAATAAACAATTATTCAGCGTTGTATGCCTGTAACTTGAATTGGATCCCTTGTGAAAATCAAATTGGACAAATTGATTCATTTCTAATAGATAATTGGTTAGAAAGATTGTTTTTTGAAAGGTTAGAGGAGAAGTTAATGTTTATTGTACAATTATTGGAAGATTCGAAGAATGATTATGAAGCTGTTTTGTTTCAAATGTTGGCTAAGAATTTTGGACTGAAAGTAAATAGTGAGGCTTTTTTAAGATTATCAAAATCTTTTGATTTTAAAATTATACGAAAAACAAGTGATAATGAGTTAGCCTTATTTGCTTTATTATTCGGTCAGGCTGGGTTTTTACAGGATGATGTACCAGATAACTATTTTAAGTCCCTAAAACAGGAGTATCATTATTTAAGACACAAATTTAAACTACGATCGATTTCAAAAAATCATTTCCAATTTTTTAGAATGCGGCCAAATAATTTTCCAACAATTAGAATAGCGCAACTTGGAGCATTGTACATACGACATCAAAATCTTTTTAGTGAACTTTTGAATAAAACTACAATTGAATCTATTTATACATTCTTTACAGTAGAGTTGAATTCTTTTTGGAATACGCATTATACATTTGAGAAAGAATCAAAGTTCTCCTTGAAAAAATTATCTAGAAATTTTATTGATCTTTTAATAATAAATACAATTATTCCTTTAAAATTCGTTTATTACAAAAAACGAGGTGAATTTATAGATGAAGAAATTTTGAATTTAGTAAGATCGATGAAATCAGAAAAAAATTCAATTATTTCTCAGTTTGAAAATATAAAAATTCAATCAGATAATGCATTGAAGTCACAAGCATTATTACAATTGAAGAATAATTATTGTGATGATAAAAAATGTTTTGAATGTGCTATTGGAGATAAACTTATTAGGTTCAATAATTCTAGTTATGGTACATAAGTTTATCTTTTGCTAAAAATTAACTTAAGAATTAAATTATATATTTGTTACTTAAATCAATTTAAAATGAAAAAAATAATCGTTGCTATCATTTCACTTTCAACAATTCTTGTAAGTTGTGGTGCTGAAGGTGAAAAATCAAAAAAAACTACTGAAGATCAGTTAAATGAATTTAATAAAGAAGAGGCTCCTGTAGTTGAAACTGAGGACAAAAGTGGAGATGCTATTTGCGTTTTAGATAAGTTATCAGTGAGAGAAACACCTAATGCAAAAGGAAAGTGGGTTACTTCTATGAGTTTAGGAGAGAAGGTTTACTTCACTGGTGAATCTACAATGGATTCAGTTTCTAAAAAGGAGTATTTTAAAATTAAGTTAATCGATGGTAAAGAAGGATGGTCACGTGCTACTTTTTTAGCAGTTGATAGTAAAGTGGGAGTTATGTTACAAGATGCGAATGTATATAAGCGTCCAGACTTATTAACTAAAACGG contains:
- a CDS encoding sodium:solute symporter; the protein is MHPVYILLLIVVYFSVLVFISYITGKSANNQTFFKANNSSPWYLVAFGMIGASLSGVTLISVPGWIENQQMSYMQMVLGYTVGYAVIGLILLPLYYKLNLTSIYTYLKDRFGKFSYKTGASFFLISRTVGAAFRLFLVAKVLQLILFDEYGIPFWVTVTITILLIWLYTFKGGIKTIVWTDTLQTLFMLIAVGVCIVMIKDALQIESLFSYISDNKLSKIFFFEDVKAGNYFWKQFFSGAFIAIVMTGLDQDMMQKNLTCRNLKDAQKNMFWFTIVLVIVNFFFLALGVLLTDYATVNEINAHKDNLFPTIAMSGNLGLATSLFFLLGLIAAAYSSADSALTSLTTSFSIDILEIDKKENEQEKEQIRKKIHVLFSVILIATILVFKYFIANDSVIAKIFQFAGYTYGPLLGLYAFGLFTKLNVKDKLVPYICVIAPVLTYLISDYSKTNLGFDFGFFVLILNGFLTFIGLLSIKEKGHA
- a CDS encoding SH3 domain-containing protein, with the protein product MKKIIVAIISLSTILVSCGAEGEKSKKTTEDQLNEFNKEEAPVVETEDKSGDAICVLDKLSVRETPNAKGKWVTSMSLGEKVYFTGESTMDSVSKKEYFKIKLIDGKEGWSRATFLAVDSKVGVMLQDANVYKRPDLLTKTDTKYSPMDIVAVVSTQDDWAQVKGKRAEGKYIEEVWVKSANISEKQVDIAVAKFAGQAMVQETMSDRIVALKEIVDNSDFAGASFMDLLKQKIQDYESKNKEIDVQDVKVEE
- a CDS encoding DUF2851 family protein, coding for MKEKFLHYLWRYKLLLHSKLESSQREKISVINSGVYNSNSGPDFLNAKIEIDGQLWYGNIEIHVKASDWYLHCHENDVNYDAVILHVVWENDANIYMKNNRPIPTLELKNKIHSDIINNYSALYACNLNWIPCENQIGQIDSFLIDNWLERLFFERLEEKLMFIVQLLEDSKNDYEAVLFQMLAKNFGLKVNSEAFLRLSKSFDFKIIRKTSDNELALFALLFGQAGFLQDDVPDNYFKSLKQEYHYLRHKFKLRSISKNHFQFFRMRPNNFPTIRIAQLGALYIRHQNLFSELLNKTTIESIYTFFTVELNSFWNTHYTFEKESKFSLKKLSRNFIDLLIINTIIPLKFVYYKKRGEFIDEEILNLVRSMKSEKNSIISQFENIKIQSDNALKSQALLQLKNNYCDDKKCFECAIGDKLIRFNNSSYGT
- a CDS encoding NAD(P)H-dependent oxidoreductase, which translates into the protein MNTIKSLQWRYAVKKFDENKTLTNEQINTLKEAFNLTATSYGLQPITLLVIQNKEIQKQLVEHSWNQQQVAQASHVLVLCVPAEHTEKDIEYYFNLVKEIRNTPEEILNPFKEFLMGNFKQKTQEELYQWNKNQAYIALGNLMTVCAIEQIDSCPMEGFVPEKYDQILDLASKNLKSVLVLPVGYRAEDDFMKDLKKVRKETDETVLHIN